CGTCCTGTGGGGCGCCGGCGGAGCGCTCGGCTCCGGTGCGCTGGAGGCGCTGGTGTACGACGAGCTGGACCGGCTGGGTGCCGCCGACCGGTATGCGCGGGTCACGGGCCGGGCCAGGGCCGCGCGACTGGTGGGCACGATGGCCTCCGTCGGCCTTGCGGGGCCCGCCTTCGCCCTGGGCGGCTATGCGGCCGTCGGCGCGGCGAGCGTCCTGGCCTGTCTGCTGACCGCCGCGACGGCGACCCGGTTCCCGGAGCACCGGGTGCCGCCGGAGACCGGGGGCGACAGCTGGGCGACGACTTTGCGGACCGGACTCGCCGAGATCCGCAGGGACCGTTCCGTGCGCGGTGCGCTGCTGCTGATCCCCGCCGTCGCGGCCGTGTGGGGGGCGCTCGACGAGTACACCCCGCTGCTGGTCCGGGACATCGGCGTCGCCGAGGCGACCGTCCCCTGGCTGATCCTGCTGATCTGGGCGGGCGTCACCGCCGGAAGCCTGCTGACCGGGCCGGCCGAACGCCTCGGCACGAGAGGGCTCGCGGCGCTGCTGGCGGGCGCCGCGCTCGCCCTGGCCGTGGGAGCCGCGGCCGGCACAGTGGCCGGCATCGCCCTCGTCGGCCTCGCCTTCGGCGGGTTCCAGCTGGCGGAGGTGCTGGCCGACGTCCGTCTCCAGCACCGGATCGACGAGTCCCGCCGGGCCACCCTCACCTCGGTGGCGAGTCTGGGCACCGAACTGGCCACGGTCGCCACGTTCGGCGTGTACGCGCTGCTCGGTACAAGGGCGGCGCACAGCACGGTGTTCGCGGTACTCGCGGTTCCCTACCTGGTGACGGCGTTGGCCCTGGCTAGAAATCGGGCTGCCACGGCACGACCGTGAAATCGCCGGTGCCCTGCCTGACCTTCTCGAAGGGCGCCGAGCTCACGCACTTGGGCAGGTCCTTCGGGCCCAGGTCCTCGGTCGTCGCCCAGCTGTAGCCGAGCCGGTCGTGGCGGCCGAGGTCGTGCACCGTGATGCCCACCCGCTTGCCCTTCTCGCCCGGCAGGTCCGTGTCGGTGACCACGCCGGAGACGACGGCCACCTTGCCCCCGGTGACGAGGCAGTCGACCTTCGCCTTCGCCCAGGCGCCCTCGCCGTTCAGGTAGTGGCTCCACTCGAAGGTGCCGGTCGCCTTCATCGGGTCGGCCTGGTCCGCGCCGGCGAGGTGCGCGTCGAACGAGAACGTGATGTCGTCCCCGGCCGAGCGGTAGAGCTTGGCGGTGCCGGTGAGCGCGGCGGCCTCTCGCTGCGCCGACGCGTCCGATGCGGTGGTGGTGGCGGTCGCGGCGGTGGCCGCTCCGGCGGTGCGCAGCAGTGCGGAGCCGAGCACGACGATCTTCGTACGGCGCTTCATGGCGGTCCTTTCCGCAGGTCAAGTGGACAGTCCCCACTCTCCCGGCGCCGCGCCCGCACCACATCGCGCCGGGGACGGGACCTCGCCTCGGCCGTCCGGCGGGGGAGGCCGGTCGGGCGTGCGCCTCGAGGAGGACCGGGGCTACGACGGAGGGCGCGCAACGAATCGCCGTCGACGCCTTGGCGCACGCAACAAACCGCTCACCGGCGCGCAACGGCTCCTTCTTGTCCGCCCTGCTCAGCCGCCCGTACCGTCTACATGGCCCCTACACGGCCCTCCTGCCCCCCCTTCCGCCCGGTGAGGAACACGCATGCGCACCGCCCTGCTCCAGAGCTCCGGCCGACCCGGCTCGACCGTCGAGAACCTCAAGGTGCTCGACGACGCCGCGGGCCGTGCCGCCGCCGCGGGCGCCGGGCTGCTGGTCGCGCCGGAGATGTTCCTGACCGGGTACGCGATCGGCGACGACATCGCCCGCCTCGCCGAACCGGCCGACGGCGACTGCGCGGACGCGATCGCCGAGACCGCGACACGGCACGGCCTGGCGATCGCCTACGGCTACCCCGAGCGGGCCGGCGACGCCGTCTTCAACTCCGCCCAGCTGATCTCCGCCGACGGCACCCGGCTCGCGAACCACCGCAAGACCCACCTCTTCGGCTGCTTCGAGCGCGACCACTTCACGCCGGGGGACCAGCCGGTCGTCCAGGCCGAGCTCGACGGCCTCCGCGTCGGCATCCTGATCTGCTACGACGTCGAGTTCCCGGAGAACGTCCGCGCCCACGCCCTCGCCGGCACCGACCTCCTGGTCGTGCCGACGGCGCAGATGCACCCGTTCCAGTTCGTCGCCGAGTCGATGATCCCGGTGCGGGCCTTCGAGAACCAGATGTACGTCGCCTACGTCAACCGGGTCGGCCAGGAAGGGGAGTTCGAGTTCGTCGGCCTCTCCACCCTCGCCGGCCCCGACGGCGTCGCGCGCACCCGCGCCGGCCGCGGTGAGGAGCTCGTGCTCGCCGACGTCGACCCCGTCTTCCTCGCCGCCTCCCGCGAGGCGAACCCGTATCTGAGGGACCGCCGCCCCGGTCTCTACGGCTCCCTGATCTGAGCCTCGATCCCCTCCTCCCGCAGTCCCTGTTTGTGCAAGGAGTCCGCACCCCATGACGTCCACGGTGCCCAACGCCGTCCAGCACGCCGACGAGCAGCAGCCGCCGATCACCATGTTCGGCCCGGACTTCCCGTACGCGTACGACGACTTCCTCGCCCACCCGGCGGGGCTCGGCCAGATACCCGCGACCGAGCACGGCACCGAGGTCGCGGTCATCGGCGGCGGGCTCTCCGGCATCGTGGCCGCGTACGAGCTGATGAAGATGGGCCTCAAGCCGGTCGTGTACGAGGCCGACCAGATCGGCGGGCGGCTGCGGACCGTGGGCTTCGACGGCCCGGGCACCGAGGGCCTGACCGCCGAGATGGGCGCGATGCGGTTCCCGCCGTCCTCCACGGCGCTCCAGCACTACATCGACCTGGTGGGCCTGGAGACCCGGCCCTTCCCCAACCCCCTTGCCGAGTCGACCCCTTCGACGGTCGTCGACCTCAAGGGCGAGTCGCACTACGCCGAGACGATCGAGGACCTCCCGCAGGTCTACCGGGACGTCGCCGAGGCCTGGAACAAGTGCCTCGAAGAGGGCGCCGACTTCTCCGACATGAACCGGGCGATGCGCGAGCGGGACGTGCCGCGCATCCGTGAGATCTGGGCGAAGCTCGTCGAGAAGCTCGACAACCAGACCTTCTACGGCTTCCTCTGCGACTCCGAGGCCTTCAAGTCCTTCCGGCACCGCGAGATCTTCGGCCAGGTCGGCTTCGGCACCGGCGGCTGGGACACCGACTTCCCCAACTCCATCCTGGAGATCCTGCGCGTCGTCTACACCGAGGCCGACGACCACCACCGCGGCATCGTCGGCGGCTCCCAGCAGCTGCCGCTGCGCCTGTGGGAGCGCGAGCCGGAGAAGATCGTCCACTGGACCTACGGCACCTCGCTGGCGAGCCTGCACGAGAACGGCGCGCCCCGCCCGGCCGTGACCCGGCTGCACCGCACCGCGGGCAACCGCATCACCGTGACCGACGCGAACGGCGACATCCGTACCTACCAGGCGGCCGTCTTCACCGCCCAGTCCTGGATGCTGCTGTCGAAGATCGCCTGCGACGACTCGCTCTTCCCGATCGACCACTGGACCGCCATCGAGCGCACCCACTACATGGAGAGCTCCAAGCTCTTCGTGCCGGTCGACCGGCCCTTCTGGCTCGACAAGGCCGTCGACGACAGGGGAAATCCGACCGGCCGGGACGTCATGTCGATGACGCTCACCGACCGCATGACCCGCGGGACCTACCTGCTGGACGACGGTCCGGACAAGCCGGCCGTCATCTGCCTGTCGTACACCTGGTGCGACGACAGCCTGAAGTGGCTGCCGCTGTCCGCGAACGAGCGGATGGAGGTCATGCTGAAGTCGCTCGGCGAGATCTACCCGAAGGTCGACATCCGCAAGCACATCATCGGCAACCCGGTGACGGTGTCGTGGGAGAACGAGCCCTACTTCATGGGCGCGTTCAAGGCCAACCTGCCGGGCCACTACCGCTACCAGCGGCGCCTGTTCACGCACTTCATGCAGGACCGGCTGGCCGAGGACAAGCGGGGCATCTTCCTCGCCGGTGACGACATCTCCTGGACGGCCGGCTGGGCCGAGGGCGCGATCCAGACCGCGCTGAACGCGGTCTGGGGCGTCATGCACCACTTCGGCGGGGCCACCGACCCGGGCAACCCGGGGCCGGGCGACGTGTACGACGAGATCGCGCCGGTCGAGCTGCCCGAGGACTGAGCGCGTAGCCCGTAGCGAAGAGGATCAGATCCCGGCGGCCCGCGCCTTCTCGTACACCTCCGCGGCGACGTCCTTGAGCTCCTGGGCGTCGCGCACGGTGCTCTGGAGGTCGACGAAGATCTCGTCCAGGCCGACCTCGGCGTACGCGGCCAGGTCCTCCACGATCTGGTCGACACTGCCGTGGAAGGGCGGGCGGTCGGAGCCCTCGTATCCCTTGGCGGAATAGCGCGCGTTGGTGCGCACGACCGTCTGGATCGGTTCCGTGCGACCCCGCTCGGCGGCCAGCTCCCGCAGCTCCTGCCACTGCTCGGCCAGCGACTCGGCGCTCAGGGCGACGGGCATCCACCCGTCGGCGTGGTCCACGAGCCGGCGGCGCGCCTTGGGGGTGGCGGCGGCAAGCAGGATCGGGATGGGCCGGGCGGGCTTGGGGCCGACCACGGAGGGGGCGATCTTCGTGATCCGGCCGTCGTACGACACCGGGTCCGGGCCCCACACCGCGCGGCAGACCTCGAGCACCTCGTCCAGGACCTGGCCGCGCTCCTCGAAGGGACGGACGGAGGCGGCCGCGTACTCGTCGTGCGACCAGCCGGTGCCGAGGCCCGCGACGAGGCGGCCGCCGCTCGCCGCGTCCAGGGTGGCGAGCGACTTGGCGAGCTGGAAGGGCACGTGCAGCGGGGCCACCAGCACGCTGGTGCCGAGCCGGGCCCGCTCGGTCGCCGCGGCCGCCAGCGTGAGCGTGACCAGCGGGGGCGACCCCGCGGTAGTCGTCCGGCCAGGGCAGGCCCTCGATGCCGTACAGGCCCTGGGTGGCGGGCTCGGGGAACAGGGCCCGCTCGTAGACCCACAGGCTCTCGTAGCCGACCGCCTCGGCGGCGCGTGCCACGTCCGGGACGTCCCTGCCGAGGTCGTACTGCCTGTTCTGGGGGAGTGCGAGTCCGAGCCGAGTCGCCATGCCTGTGCTCCTTTGCAAGAGGTCCAGTCATGTCGAACGTACAACGTTCATCTAGTGGTTGAGGGGCCTCGGCGCAGGAGTGGCCGGATCAGACCGGCAGTGGCGTGAGCAGCATGCGTCCCGCGAACCCCACCGCCCCGTCCAGCCGCTCGGTGAACTCCTCGGCGACGTCCGGCAGTCGGCGCAGCGCCCACAGGGCACGGGCCGCCGACCAGGTGGCGTCCCGGGCCCGCTCCAGGCTCCAGGAGCCGAGCAGATGGGTGAGCGGGTCGGCGATCTGAAGCAGGTCGGGACCCGGCATCAGATCTTCGCGGATGTGCTCCTCCAGCGAGACGAGGAGATCACCCACGCGGTCGAACTCGTCCTCCAGCTCGGCGGGTTCGCAGTCGAGGCTACGACAGGCGTCCACCACGGCGAGCGCCAGGTCGTGCCCGATGTGCGCATTGATGCCCGCGAGCGCGAACTGCAGCGGTCGTACGCCGGGATGGCGGCGCATCTGGAACAGGGGCCGCCAGCAGGCCGGTGGGCGCTGCTCGTCCTCGGCCGCCTCCACCGCTGCGAGAAACCGCTCCGCGAACCGCACGTCCAGCGTGATCGCGGCCCGCGCGTCCGTGAACCGGCCGCCGTCGATGTGCCGGTCGAACGCCTCCGTGACGGTGAGGTAGACGCGGTTGAAGACCGCGATTCCGTCGGCTTCGGGCAGGGCCGCGTCGAGGGCGCGCATACGGGAGATGACCGCGTCCACAGGTGTGGTGAATTGTTCGCATTGCGCCATGGGGGCAGAGTCCCAGCTTTAGGCTGGCGGGAGTGTCGGCGGGCCCGGCGCTTCCCCAGAACGGGGGAACGCGCGCTCGCTGTTGGGGGGAGGGGGAGCAGGACCGTGCCAGGCTTACGTGCCCAGCGACTGGCCGCACGCAGGTCCGAGCGCAGGAGGGCGGCCCGGCGCCATGCCATGGCCGTGGCGGCGTCTGTCGTGGTGGCCGTCGGTACCGCGACCGGCATGATCTCCGCGCTCGACGACAGGGGGCGCTCCGACGAGGCCAGGCCGGCCGAGACGACGCGCTCACCGAGCTTTCAGTCCCTGCCGCCCGTGCACTCGGCCTACCCGTCGGTCACGAAGTCCCCTTCGCCGATGGCCACTTCACCGACTCCGAAGAAGCAGGCGAGCCCCGCGAGCCCCGCGAGCCCCATGCCCTCGCCGACCAGGACCGAGCGAAAGCAGCAGCCGGCCGTGGTGTCCGCCCGCCTCTACCGCCATCCCGACTCCCAGGTCCTGGAGTGGGTCCGCGACAACGCGGGCGACCCGCGCCACGCCGTCATAGAGTCCCGGATCGCCGCCCAGCCGGCCGCCGTGTGGTTCGCCGACTTCACGCCGGACACCGTCACCGCCCGGGTCCGCGCGGTCACTTCGGGCGGGGCGGCGCTGGGGCGGGTGCCGGTGGTCGTGCCGTACGCGATACCGGACCGTGACTGCGGCGGGTACTCCGAGGGCGGGGCGCCCGACCTCGACGCGTACGACGCCTGGATCGACAGGTTCGCCGCGGGGCTGGGCTCCGGCGACGTCATCGTGATCCTGGAGCCCGACTCCATCGCCCAGTCCGAGTGCCTGTCCGCCGGGGAACGCGCCGACCGCTTCGCCTCGTTGGCCCGCGCGGGCCGCGCCTTCAAGGCCGCGAACCCGAAGGCACGCGTGTACTACGACGCCGGGCACTCCGGCTGGAACACGCCCGCGAAGCAGGCGGAGCGGCTGAAGCAGGCCGGCGCCGCCTCGGCCGCCTCCTCCGACGGCATCTTCAGCAACGTCTCCAACTTCCACGCCACGAGCGACGAGATCGCCTACGACCGACAGGTCCTCGACGCCCTCGGCGGCCCGGCGAGCCTGGGCGCCGTCATCGACACCAGCCGCAACGGCGCCGGGGCTCCGGCCGACGGCGAGTGGTGCGATCCGGCGGGCCGCAGGCTGGGCCGGGCGCCGACGCTCAGCACCGGCGAGGCGCGGATCGACGCCTACCTGTGGGTGAAGCTGCCGGGGGAGTCGGACGGGTGCAAGGGGAGGCCGGGGACCTTCACGGCGTCGTACGCCTATGACTTGGCGCGCTGAGAGAACGCGCTCTGCGTCGTGTGCCGGACCGGGGTGGCGCGGAACCGGGCCCGGTACTCGCTCGGCGTCGTGGCGAGGCGGCGGCGGAATGCCCGGATCAGGGTGTCGACGGTGCCGAACCCGCAGCGGGAGGCGACCCGTTCGAGTGTGTCGTCGGTGGTCTCCAGCAGGTTGCCGGCCATCTCGACCCGGGCCGACTCGATGTAGGCGTGCGGCGTCGTGCCGAGTTCGGTCTTGAAGATCCGGGTGAGCTGCCGGTCGCTGACATGCGCGTACGCGGCCAGGTCCGGGACGGTCAGGCGCCGGTCGATGTTGTTCAGGATGTGGTGCCGGAGGTCTTCGATGCGGCGCGTCGTGGACACCTGCTCCAACGGCACGCTGAACTGCGACTGCCCGCCGGGTCGCTTCAGGTACATCACGAGCTGGCGGGCGACGCGCAGCGCGACCGCCTCGCCGAAGTCCTCCGCGACCAGCGCGAGGGACAGGTCCAGCACGACGGCGGCGAGGGTTCGCCCTACGACATCCGCGCGGAGATCGGCGCGATCCACCCCGATGTGGCGCCGATCGACGGCGAGTCCGTGGTCGTCAAGCAGGCCCCGGACGCCTTCCACGGCACCGAACTCGGCAAGCTCGTGGACGAGACCGTGATCGTCGCCGGGTTCATGACCCACATGTGCATCGCGTACACGTCGGCGTCGGCGGCCTGCGCGGCAACAAGCCCACCGTGCCGGCGGACGCGTGCGCCACCCGGTCGATCGTGGACGTGTTCGCCGACGAGCTGCACCGCAGTGCGCTGGCGGCCATCGCCGACGCGTACGGCGTGGTCGTCGCCTCCGGCGAAGAGCTGGCCTGACATGGCGTCCCGCCGCGGGTTCCTGAAGGTCGGCGGTGCGGCCGTCGTCGGCGGCGCCGGGGTGTTCGGCGCCACCCGGCTGGGCGACAGCCCCGCGCAGGCGGCGGACGCGGACACGTCGGGCACGACGACGCTGCGCAAGCTCAACGGCCTGGCCGACAAGCCGGCTTCGCTCGCCTCCGCCACTTTGATCATGGTCGACTACCAGAACACCTACACCCGGGGTGTCATGGAACTGACCCGCTGGCAGGCGGCCCTGGACGCCGCGGCCGAGCTGCTGAGCGCGGCCCGCGAGGCGGGCGGGAAGGTCATCCACATCGTCAATGACGGCGGGGAGAACACCCCGTACGACATCCGTCGGCCGATCGGCGAGATCCACGACCGGGTCAAGCCCGCGAAGGGCGAGCGGACCGTGGTGAAGAAGGCCCCCGACGCCTTCGTGAACACCGACCTCGGCAGGTCGACGAGGCGGGGAACGAGAACCTGGTCATCGCCGGGTTCATGACGCACATGTGCGTGACGTTCACCGCCGAGGGTGCGTTCCTTCGCGGGAACAAGCCCACCGTGGTCGCGGACGCCTGCGCCACCCGGCCGCTGCCGTCGGTCGGGGGCGGACTGTCCGCCGAGCAGATCCACCAGAGCGCGCTGGCGACGATCGCCGACCTGTACGGCGTCGTCGTTTACGCTGCTCGGGCTGCGCACGGACGGCCCGCGGGCCGCCGCCGAGCTCTCGGGGATGGCGCAGACCGTCGGCTACCTGCTGGCCGGCCTCGGCCCGCTGGCCATGGGGGTACTCCACAACGCCACCGGCGGCTGGCAGGTGCCGCTCACCGCCCTGATCGCTCTGGTGGTACCGGAGGCGATCGCAGGACTCCTCGCCGCCCGCCCCGGCCACGTACGCCCTGGCGACGGCGAGGACAACCCGGCGAAGCGCACGGCTTCGCGCGCTGACGGTCAGCTCGTCCGGCTGTAGCCGAGCCAGGCGTCGAAGGTGACGTGATGCCACCTATCGCGCCGGGCCGCCGACGGCTAGGGTCCGGGCGCGACGAGTCATCCACGAGGAGCTGAGACATGGTCGGTTTCCCGAGCGCGCGTTGACGTTGTAGGCCCTGACCGGCCTGTCATCGCGTGCTGCCCTTGATGTTGCGGCACAGCGAGCCTCTCCCTGCCCTGATCTGCCGGTGCACCTGTGGTGCGCCGGTGACGGGCCTCGTTGTCGGCAACCCGAGGGATCCCCGTGCCGTCCGCTTCCTCCGCTGTATCCGGTTCCGATCGGCCTGTTCCGCCGAGCCTGTGGCGCGACGCCGACTTCCGCAGTCTCTGGTGGGGGCAGACAGCCTCCCAACTCGGTGAACACGCAAGTCTCGTGGTTCTGCCGCTTCTCGCCGTCCTGACGCTCGACGCCAGTGCCGGCCAGCTGGGTGCCCTTCGCGCGGTGGGGCAGGCGCCGATCCTGTTGCTGTCGCTCTTCGCCGGCGCGTGGGTGGACAGGTGGCGGACCCGCACGACGATGGTGCTCACGGACGCCGGTCGCGCCCTGGCCCTGGGTGCCGCAGCCATGGCCGGCCTCCTCGGCTGGCTCGGCCTGCCCGGCCTGCTCGCGCTCGCCTTCGCCGTCGGGGCCCTGTCCGTGTTCTTCGACGTGGCATACCAGGCGTCTCTCGTACGACTGGTGCGACGCGACCAACTGGTGCGAGGCAACAGCGCACTCGAGGGCAGCCGGTCCGCGGCCCAGATCGGCGGCCCCGCCCTCGGCGGCGCGTTGGTGTCCCTGCTGTCGGCGCCGATCGCTGCCGCCTCCAGCGCGCTGTTCTTCGCGCTGTCGTTCCTGTCGATCCGGCGGATCCGCCGAGCCGAATCGCTCCCGGAGCGCCCGGAACACCCCCCTCGGGTCTGGCGGCGGATTCATGAGGGCCTGCGTTTCGTCGCCTGCGACACCGCGCTTCGGACCGTGTGCCTCGCCTCGGCCGCCTTCCAGTTCTCCTTCGCGGCCACGATGACCGTCTACCTGCTCTTCCTGCCGCGGGAACTGCACCTGTCGGGCACCGTCGTAGGGCTGGCGCTCGCGGCGGCGGGACCGGGCGCGCTCCTGGGCTCACTGCTGGCCGCCCGTCTGCCGAGCCGGTTCGGTCATGGCGCGGTGCTCGTGTGCGCGGCGGCACTCGGCGACGGCGCGTTCCTGTGTGTGCCCGCGCTGCACGGCTCCTCCGCGGTGACGGTTCCCGCGCTCCTCGCGGTCGGCTTCGTGTTCGGGTTCGGCGGCCAGTTGGTGAATGTCACGGTCATGGCCGTCCGGCAGGCCGTCACTCCGCACCGGATGCAGGGCCGGGCCGCCGCGACGATCACGTTTGTCGGCATGGGGTCGACCCCGCTCGGTTCTCTGGTCGGCGGATTTCTCGCGGAGGAGTGGGGGCTGCGCACCAGTCTCCTGGTGACGGCCGCAGGCATGATGCTGTCCCCGGTGGTGATGGCCTTGTCCCCGCTCGCACGTCTGGGACGGGAGCTCCCGGCCTCGCACGACGCGCCGCACGGGCCGCCGCCTGAAGCCGGACGGCCGCCCGCCTGAAGCCGGACGGGCCGCGTATCAGCTCGTTCGCGATGCCGCGGTCGCGGCCCTCAGGGGCGTGGGTCGGGAACCGCCGCCTCCGGGCGGCTGACCTTCGGGCGGTCGCGGTCGCCGGCGCGCAGGACGCCCGCGAACACGGCGAGGCCGGAGGCCAGGACGGTGACCACGCAGAACGACACCATCAGACTGGTCGCCTGGGCGAGACCGCCGATCGCGCCCGGGGCGACGAGACCCGAGGTGTACGTGATCGTCGCGAC
Above is a window of Streptomyces sp. DT2A-34 DNA encoding:
- a CDS encoding MFS transporter translates to MTLSPARVPATGARRLTATLYGYSFLDDFVLLYPVYALLFADTGLSLWQISSLFALWSITAVLLEVPSGAWADAVSRRLLLWLGPLLTAVGFGLWVLVPSYGAFALGFVLWGAGGALGSGALEALVYDELDRLGAADRYARVTGRARAARLVGTMASVGLAGPAFALGGYAAVGAASVLACLLTAATATRFPEHRVPPETGGDSWATTLRTGLAEIRRDRSVRGALLLIPAVAAVWGALDEYTPLLVRDIGVAEATVPWLILLIWAGVTAGSLLTGPAERLGTRGLAALLAGAALALAVGAAAGTVAGIALVGLAFGGFQLAEVLADVRLQHRIDESRRATLTSVASLGTELATVATFGVYALLGTRAAHSTVFAVLAVPYLVTALALARNRAATARP
- a CDS encoding Repetin; the protein is MKRRTKIVVLGSALLRTAGAATAATATTTASDASAQREAAALTGTAKLYRSAGDDITFSFDAHLAGADQADPMKATGTFEWSHYLNGEGAWAKAKVDCLVTGGKVAVVSGVVTDTDLPGEKGKRVGITVHDLGRHDRLGYSWATTEDLGPKDLPKCVSSAPFEKVRQGTGDFTVVPWQPDF
- a CDS encoding carbon-nitrogen hydrolase family protein — protein: MRTALLQSSGRPGSTVENLKVLDDAAGRAAAAGAGLLVAPEMFLTGYAIGDDIARLAEPADGDCADAIAETATRHGLAIAYGYPERAGDAVFNSAQLISADGTRLANHRKTHLFGCFERDHFTPGDQPVVQAELDGLRVGILICYDVEFPENVRAHALAGTDLLVVPTAQMHPFQFVAESMIPVRAFENQMYVAYVNRVGQEGEFEFVGLSTLAGPDGVARTRAGRGEELVLADVDPVFLAASREANPYLRDRRPGLYGSLI
- a CDS encoding NAD(P)/FAD-dependent oxidoreductase, encoding MTSTVPNAVQHADEQQPPITMFGPDFPYAYDDFLAHPAGLGQIPATEHGTEVAVIGGGLSGIVAAYELMKMGLKPVVYEADQIGGRLRTVGFDGPGTEGLTAEMGAMRFPPSSTALQHYIDLVGLETRPFPNPLAESTPSTVVDLKGESHYAETIEDLPQVYRDVAEAWNKCLEEGADFSDMNRAMRERDVPRIREIWAKLVEKLDNQTFYGFLCDSEAFKSFRHREIFGQVGFGTGGWDTDFPNSILEILRVVYTEADDHHRGIVGGSQQLPLRLWEREPEKIVHWTYGTSLASLHENGAPRPAVTRLHRTAGNRITVTDANGDIRTYQAAVFTAQSWMLLSKIACDDSLFPIDHWTAIERTHYMESSKLFVPVDRPFWLDKAVDDRGNPTGRDVMSMTLTDRMTRGTYLLDDGPDKPAVICLSYTWCDDSLKWLPLSANERMEVMLKSLGEIYPKVDIRKHIIGNPVTVSWENEPYFMGAFKANLPGHYRYQRRLFTHFMQDRLAEDKRGIFLAGDDISWTAGWAEGAIQTALNAVWGVMHHFGGATDPGNPGPGDVYDEIAPVELPED
- a CDS encoding DUF5995 family protein; this translates as MAQCEQFTTPVDAVISRMRALDAALPEADGIAVFNRVYLTVTEAFDRHIDGGRFTDARAAITLDVRFAERFLAAVEAAEDEQRPPACWRPLFQMRRHPGVRPLQFALAGINAHIGHDLALAVVDACRSLDCEPAELEDEFDRVGDLLVSLEEHIREDLMPGPDLLQIADPLTHLLGSWSLERARDATWSAARALWALRRLPDVAEEFTERLDGAVGFAGRMLLTPLPV
- a CDS encoding glycoside hydrolase family 6 protein, which produces MAVAASVVVAVGTATGMISALDDRGRSDEARPAETTRSPSFQSLPPVHSAYPSVTKSPSPMATSPTPKKQASPASPASPMPSPTRTERKQQPAVVSARLYRHPDSQVLEWVRDNAGDPRHAVIESRIAAQPAAVWFADFTPDTVTARVRAVTSGGAALGRVPVVVPYAIPDRDCGGYSEGGAPDLDAYDAWIDRFAAGLGSGDVIVILEPDSIAQSECLSAGERADRFASLARAGRAFKAANPKARVYYDAGHSGWNTPAKQAERLKQAGAASAASSDGIFSNVSNFHATSDEIAYDRQVLDALGGPASLGAVIDTSRNGAGAPADGEWCDPAGRRLGRAPTLSTGEARIDAYLWVKLPGESDGCKGRPGTFTASYAYDLAR
- a CDS encoding MFS transporter; translated protein: MPSASSAVSGSDRPVPPSLWRDADFRSLWWGQTASQLGEHASLVVLPLLAVLTLDASAGQLGALRAVGQAPILLLSLFAGAWVDRWRTRTTMVLTDAGRALALGAAAMAGLLGWLGLPGLLALAFAVGALSVFFDVAYQASLVRLVRRDQLVRGNSALEGSRSAAQIGGPALGGALVSLLSAPIAAASSALFFALSFLSIRRIRRAESLPERPEHPPRVWRRIHEGLRFVACDTALRTVCLASAAFQFSFAATMTVYLLFLPRELHLSGTVVGLALAAAGPGALLGSLLAARLPSRFGHGAVLVCAAALGDGAFLCVPALHGSSAVTVPALLAVGFVFGFGGQLVNVTVMAVRQAVTPHRMQGRAAATITFVGMGSTPLGSLVGGFLAEEWGLRTSLLVTAAGMMLSPVVMALSPLARLGRELPASHDAPHGPPPEAGRPPA